A region of the Amycolatopsis sp. cg13 genome:
GGCGCGCGGGACTGACCACGATGCGGCAACTCCGCCCGGAGTCGGCCGAAGAAGTCTTCGCCTGGCACCGCTCGATCGGCGGCCGGATCGTCATCAAGCCGCTGCGGTCCACCGGCGGGGACGGGCTGCACTTCTGTGACACGCCGGAGGAATCGGCCGCCGCCTTCGACAAGGTCGTGGGCGCGGTCAATCTCTACTCCGAGCGCAACGCCGGCGTCGTCGCGCAGGAATACCTTCGCGGCACCGAATACTCGGTCAACACCGTCAGCCGCGACGGCAAGCGGCACGTCACCGACATCTGGCGCACCGCGCGGATTTCGGTGAACGGCATCATCGACTTCGCCAACCAGGTGCACCTGATGCGCCGCCGCGGCGAGGTGCAGGACCGGCTCGCCGACTACGCGGGCCGGGTGCTGGACGCGCTGGACATCCGGCACGGCCCGGCGCACCTTGACATCAAGATGACCGAGGACGGCCCGGCTCTGGTCGAGGTGGGCGCGCGGCTGTGCGGCGGACGGGTTCCGTCTTTCGCCAGGGAGGTGCTCGGCGAGTCCCAGATCGACCTGACGGTGGACGCTTACCTGAACCCGCGCCGGTTCCATCAGCGCACCGGCGGCGATTACCCGGTCGGCCGCCATTTCGCGATCGTGCCGATGGCCTCCCCGGTCGAGGGGACGTTGCGCGGTTACCGGCACCTGGACCGGATCCGGGAGCTGGAGAGCTTCCGCGAGGTGCTCGTTTTCGTCAAGCCGGGCGAGCGGATCGTGCGCACCACCACCGATCTGCTGCCGTTGCTGGTGTTGCTGGAACACGATTCCGAGGAAACCGTGCTGCGGGACGCGGGCACGATCAACTATCTCGACGGCGAGAGTTTCTACGAGCTGGAGCCGGAAACCGCGGCACCCCAGCATGATCCGCGCTGAGGCGTCCGCGGACGGAAAGGTCTGACGAACATGGCATTCGGGAACGAGCTGGATTTTTACCGGCAGCAAACGGAAATCACCGATCCGGGCGACCTTGCCGGGTGGTACGCGGACATCCCCGACGACGTGGCGGAGCTGATCAGGCTGATCCAGAACGTCGCGATGCATCGCGACGGCGCGTTGTGGCGCTTCGGCGTCATGCTGTCGGACCAGCGTTATGCGGAAGGGGAGACGCGCGAGGTCAGGGAAATTCTCGCGCTGCTCGGCGGTTTCGCCGAACGGCCGCCGGAGGATCGCTTCGGCGCGACCTGCCGGGATTTCTGCGTGCTGCTGGTTTCGATGCTGCGGCACCGGGGCGTGCCCGCTCGCGTCCGGGGCGGGTTCGGAAACTACAACTGGATTTTCGGCGCGCCTCGGTTGTTTGACGACCACTGGGTGGTCGAGTACTGGACCGCCGAGCACGGCTGGCGGCTGGCCGATGCGCAGGTCGGCGGTTCGGCGATGCACGATTACCGGATCGACTTCGATCCCGTCGACGTGCCGCGCGACCGGTTCGTGGTGGCCGGGCAGGCCTGGCTGGACTGCTGCGCCGGAACGCGCGATCCCGAAACGTTCATCGTGAGCGGATTGCGCCGCCGCGGTCTGCCGGTGATCGGGCCGACCGTGGTGCGCGATCTGGCCGCGTTGAACGGGATCGAGTGTTTTCCCTGGGATGAATGGGGAATCATGAAGGTGCCGTACGAGCGACTCAGCGCGGACGAACTGGCATTGCTGGAAAACGCGGCGAAGATCAGCGCCATCGGAGGTCCGCTCGAGGACGTGCGACGGCTCCGCTCAGCGCATCCGGCGCTCCGGGCCGAGTGAGAACCCCGACCTCGTGAACACATACCCCGCTTCGATTCCTGAGCTGCTCGGCATGCGGGCGGCGGCCCATCCCGACCGGATCGCGCTCAGCGACGACACCCGTTCCTACGATTACCGGACTCTCGCGCGGTTAGCGGCGCACGTCGCGGCACGGCTGAATGAACGAGGCGCCGGGCGGGGGCGACGCGTAGTCCTGCTCGGGCCGCGAGACGCACGTCTTTGCCTGCTGCTGTACGGAGTGTTGTGCTCGGGAGCCGCGGCGGTGGTCGCGAGCGACGAGTGGAGCGAAACCGAACTGCGCCGCAGAATGACCGCGATCTCGGCCGATTGCGTGGTGACCAGCGGACCAGCCGTGCCGGCTCCGGACGGCTGGCCCGCCGAGGTCGTGGACGTCGACCTGCTCGCCGGGACGGCGCCAACGGACCCGGCGACGGTCGAGCTTCCGGTGAGCACCGACCTGGCCTACCTTTCGTTCACCTCGGGCTCGGCTGGCGCGCCCAAGGCAGTCGCCGTCAGCCATGCCAACGTCGTGCATTACGCACACGCGCTGCGGGACCGGCTCGGGCTGACTGCCGCCGAGCCGCCGTGCGTGGCGCATTTGACCACCTTGGCGGCCGATCTCGGCCACACCTCGTGGCTGCTCGCGCTGGTCACTGGCGGACGCGCGCACATCGTGCCGGATTCGCGAACGCGCGATCCGGAGGCGTTCTGGCTGTCCGTGCGCGGAGCCGGAGTGACGATGCTGAAGACCACCCCCACGCACCTGAAAATCTTGCTGGAGGGGCGGCCCGCCGGGGCCTTGCCGCTGAGCACCGTGCTGCTGGGCGGCGAGGCGCTGTCCCGGTCGTTCGCCGCTGAGTTGTTCGACACGGCAGTCGCCGAGCGGGTCGTCAATCACTACGGACCGACGGAGACGACGATCGGCGCGACCTGTTTCGTCGCGACCTCCGCGGCGGAACTGCCTGCCGACGAATCGACGGTGCCCATCGGCACGGCTCTCGGCCAAGGGGTCGTGAAACTGGTCGACGACGGCGGGTGCGAGGTTGCCGACGGCCAAGCCGGTCAGCTGCTGATCGGCGGTCCCGGCGTCAGCACTGGCTACTTCGGCCGGCCCGACGAGACCGCGCGGTCCTTCGTGCGGCACGGCGGCGAACGGATGTACCGCACCGGCGACATTTGCCGGCGGCGCCGCGACGGTGCGCTCGTTTTCCTGGGGCGAGCCGACCGGCAGGTGAAGATCCGCGGCTTCCGGGTCGATCCGGCCGAGGTCGAGCGGGCCATCGACGAGTGGCCGGACGTCACCGGCTCGGTGGTCCTCGCCCGGACGTCCCCCGCGGGCAACCAGTTGCTCGCCGCGGTGCGGCTGGCCGGAGCGGACGCGAAAGTGCCGGACGCACTCCACGCGCACCTGCGCGAAAAGCTCCCCGGCTACGCGGTGCCGATGCCGATCGTGGCGCTGCCGAGCTTTCCCGCGGGACCGAGCGGAAAGCTGGACCGTTCCCGCGTCCTCGCGGTGCTCGACGAGGTCATCGCGGAACGCGCCGCGCTGACCCGGGCCGGAGATCCGGCTGACTCGCTGCTCGCCGACGCCATCGCCGGTCTCTGGGCGGGCGCGCTGGGACTGCCCGAGTTCGCCGCCGACGCCGACGTGCTCGCGCTCGGCGGCGACTCGATCCTCGCGATGCGCACGATCGCGTTCTTGCGCCGGCGGGGATACCGGGTCACCTTCGAGGATTTCTACCTCAATCCGACGCCACGATCGCTCGCCGGCGCGGCGGCCCCGGTCCAGAACGACGCCGGACCGCGGCGGGCAGGGCCGGACCGGCGAGTGCTGGCCCCGGCGCAGCGCTGGTTCTACCAGCAAGGTGTCGAAGAACCGCAGCTGTGGAACCAGGCGGTGCTGCTGCGTTGTGGCCGGCGGGTCGAGGGCGCCGCGCTCGGCGAGGCCGTCGGCGCGGTGCTGGAGCGCCATTCCGCGCTGCGCCGGCCCGTCGGTCCGGATGGCCCCGCGGCACGTGCGCGCGCGGTGGCCGACCTCGATGTCGTGACGTTTTCCCAGCTCCCGGCGGAATCGGACCAGGTCGCCGCTTTCGTGGAAGGGGTCTGCACGCAGGTGCAGCGGAGCATGCTGCCCGCCGCCGGGCGCCTCGTGCGGGTCCATTTGTTCCGCGGCGAAGCAGGGGTGCACGACCGGCTGGCCGTCATCGTTCACCATCTCGCGATCGATAGCGTGTCCTGGCGGATCCTGCTCGACGATCTCGCGGTCGCCTACCGGGCCGCGCTGGCCGGCGAGCGGGCGGATTTGCCGCCCACCGGCGATTTCTACCGCTGGGCCGCGACTCGCGCGCCGCACGGAAACGCGCCCGCGCAACCGGAGACCGGCAGCCGGAACACCGGCACCACACCGGCCGCGTTGAGCTGGGCGCTGGACGAATCAGCCACCGCTGCTCTCACCGCGCGCTTCGGCAGCGCTCAGCGACTGGAGGGGGCACTGCTCGCGGTTTTCACGGGTGCGGCGTCCGACTGGTTCCGCCGGTCCAGCCTGACCGTGGAGGTGGAGACACACGGCCGGGACGTCGAGTCCGTCGAGCACCTGGACACCGTCGGCTGGTTCACCGCGGTGAAGCGGGTCGAACTGGATCGAGCCGATGTCTGCGCGGAACGCCTTGGGGAGCGGGTGGACCAGGTGGAACGGCAGGTGCGGGACACCCCGCCGCTGCCGATGGACGTCGGCGGCACCCGCCCGAAGATCGGCTTCAACTTCCTCGGCGCCTTCCGGCTTCCGGACGAGCCGTCGCTGCGCTGGACCGTCGCCGCCGAGTCGCCCGGTGTCGCGCGGTGCCCGAGCGGCGATCCTCCGCACCGCCTGCACCTCACCGCCCGGATCGTGGAGGGCAGGCTGGTCGCGGATCTCGTCTATGCCGTTCCGGCGTTGTCCCGCCGCGGTGCTGAACACATCATGGCCGCGTTCGGGCACGCGGTGGCCGCTGCGGCGGATGCCGGTGCGGGCCCGGCGGTGACGGCGGTGCCGTCGCCGTCCGGCCAGGTGATGTACCCGGGTCCGGATCGGGCCCCTTCGGTCTGCCGGGTCGTCAACGAGCCCGCGCGGGTACTGCTCACTGGCGCCACCGGTTACCTCGGCAGTCACCTGCTCACCGAACTCACCGCACGCGGCGCGCGGGTCACCTGTCTCGTCCGAGGCGGCGACGACGGCGATGCGGCACGGAGGCTGGCCCCTCGCGACCGTGGCGTCGACGTCGTCGCAGGCGACATCACCCAGGAAGGGCTGGGCCTGTCCGCCGCCGGGCGCGCCGCGGTGCGCGACGTTCGGATCGTGATGCACGCCGCCGCCGACGTACGGCTCGTCGCTGCGCCGGCGGAGCTGGAAAGGACGAACACCGCGGCCGTGCGCCGGCTGCTCGACTGGCTGGACACCGAAACCGAAGGAGTGCGTTTCCACCACGTCTCCACGCTGTCGGTCGCGGGATATCTCGACGGGCCGGCCCGGGGTTTCAGCGAGACCGATCTGAACATCGGGCAGCGGTTCCACAATTCCTACGAGCGGTCGAAGTTCGACGCCGAGAAGATCATCCGGGCGTGGGCGGCGGGCGGTCAGGCATTCGTCCACCGCAGCGGGCACATCGCCGCGCACAGCCGCACGGGAGCGTTCCAGCACAACGTTTCCGACAACCGTGTCTATCAGGTGATCAGGGGCTACCTCCTGGCTCGCGCCGCGCCGCGCCGACCGAGGACGAGGTTCGCCTTTTCCCACGCGGACACCGTCGCGGCCGGTATTTCCGCACTGGCCCTGCATCCGCACACCGCCCCCGGCACCTACCACGTCGAAACCCCGCACGAGCTGCCTCACGACGAACTTGTCGGCTGGCTCAGCGACTGCGGTTACCCGGTGACGCTCGTCGACGACGACGCCTTCGCCGAAGCGATCGGCCGCGTCGAGGAGTGGCACCCGAACGCCGCCCGGCAGGCGGCAGCCTGGTCCCAGTTGCCGGACCGCAACGTCGTCGTCGATTCCTCGTACACGACATCGACGCTGGCTCGGGCGGGGGTGCGTTTCGCGGAGCCGACCCTGCAGTGGTGGGCGGCCGCGCTGTCTTGGGCCGAGCGCGCCGGTTTCCTCGAATCCGCGCTCGCCCCGAGCCGACCCCGTTGACCGCAGCACTTCCCGAGGAGATTCATGTCGCAGCTGTCCCCGATCCTGAAGCAAGCCACGCCCGTCGTCGCGGTACGCGGCGCGGGCGTCCACCTCTTCGACGCCGCCGGCCGCCGCTACCTCGACTTCACCGCGGGAGTCGGGGTGACCAGCACCGGGCACTGCCACCCGCGAGTGGTGGAGGCCACCCAACGGCAGGCCGCGACACTGGTGCACGGGCAATACACGACGGTTCTCCACGAGCCGTTGCTGACCTTGACCGAGCGGCTCGGCGAGGTGCTGCCCGCGGGACTGGACACTTTGTTCTACGTCAGTTCCGGCAGCGAAGCGGTCGAGGCGGCACTGCGGCTGGCGCGGCATGCGACCTCCCGCCAGAACGTCATCGTCTTCGACGGCTCGTTCCACGGACGGACTATGGGGGCCGCCGCGCTGACAACGGCCGGCACGCGATTTCGGGCCGGCATCGGTCCGTTGATGTCCGGCGTCGCCGTCGCGCCGTTCCCGTATGCCTTCCGGCTCGGGATGTCCGAGGACCAGGCGGTCGACCACGCGCTGGCGGGCGTGGACCACGTGCTCGCGACCACGAGCGCTCCCGAAGAGACAGCAGCCATTTTCGTCGAGCCGGTACTCGGAGAGGGCGGCTATGTGCCCGCTCCGCCGGGATTCCTCGACGGGCTGCGCGAGCGAGCCGACCGGCACGGCATGCTGCTGGTCGTCGACGAGGTGCAGAGCGGGTTCGGCCGGACCGGCGAGTTCTGGGCGCACCAGCATGGCTCCCGGAGCGTGCCGGACATCCTGATCACCGCGAAAGGACTCGCCAGCGGATTTCCGTTGTCCGCCATCGCGGCGCCCGCCGCGCTCATGGCCCGTGCCTGGCCGGGTTCCCAAGGGGGCACCTACGGCGGCAATGCCGTGTCGTGCGCCGCCGCGCTGGCGACCCTGGACGTCATCCGGGACGAGGGCCTGGTACGCAACGCCGCGGAGCAGGGCCAGCGGCTGCTGGCCGGATTGCGGGAGGTGGCTGAGGGCACCCCGGGTCTCGCCGACGTGCGCGGGCTCGGCCTGATGGTCGGCAACGAGTTTTGCGGACCGGACGGAGCACCCGATCCTGGTGCCGCGCAACGGGTTCAGCGCGCCGCGGCCGATCTCGGGTTGCTGCTGCTGACCTGTGGCGCCTACGGCAACGTGGTCCGGATGATCCCCGCCCTCGTGGTGACGGCCGAACAGATCGACGAAGCCGTGGCGTTGTGGTCGGCGGCGGTGCGCGCGGCGGCGGCCTGACAGTTCGCCGAATGCCGAAGAAGTGAACCGGTGCGCATTTATCTGCACACCTGGTCGAGCGCGAGGGGAATGTGTTACAAAATGCGAGTGGATCTCATCGAGTTTCCCGAGGATTGGAATTCCGCGTTGGTGGTGGTCGCGCACCCCGATGATGTCGAATATCCGGGTGCCGCCCCGATTGCCCGCTGGACCGCGCAGGGCAAAGAAGTGGTGTATCTGATCGCCAGTCGCGGCGAAGCGGGACTGGGCGGTTTGCCGCCGGAACAGGCCGGGAAAATCCGGGTCGAGGAGCAGATCGCCGCGGCCGCGGTCGTCGGTGTTTCCGTCGTGGAATTCTTGGATTATCCCGACGGAATGATCGAATACGGACTCGGGCTCCGCCGGGACATCGCGCGGGCGATCCGGGAGCACCGGCCCGAATTGGTCGTGATCGGCAGCCATCGGGAATTCAGCGGCAACGGCATGCTCAACATGTCCGACCATCGCGCGGTGGGGCAGGCCGGAATCGACGCGGTCCGGGACGCGGCGAACGGCTGGGTGTTCCGTGATCTGGCCGAGGAGCCGTGGGCGGGCGTGCGTTACCTGGCGCTGCTCGGCTCGCCGGACAACACCCACGCCGTCGACACCGGCGAATGGTTCGAAAGCGGTGTCCAATCCTTGCTTGCCCACCGCGTCTATCTCGATCACCTCGGCACGACGCCGGACGAGGTCGAAGCGATGCTGCGAAAATTTTCGATGGAGGTCGCGCCGCGGTTTTCGGGCCGTCCCGGAGTCGCGTTCGAAATGCTGTGACGTCGTAGTTTCGAGCACAAAGGAAATCATCATGAGCATGACAGACGAGCTGACTGACGCCTTCGCGGCGTCCTGGGAGCTGACCGCCTCGGTCGCCATCGACTGCTCTGCCGAGCGGGTTTACGAAATGGTAAGCGATATCACCAGAATGGGAGAGTGGTCCCCGGAATGCCGCGGCGGCGAGTGGCTGAGCGGCCCGCCCGGGCGGGCCGGCTCCCGTTTCCACGGTTTCAATCGCGAGGACGAGGCGGAATGGACCAGCGAGTGCGAGGTCATCGCGGCCACGCCGGCCCGCGAGTTCGGGTTCACCGTCCTTGCTTTCTGCGCCGGCCGGCCCGGGCCGGACACCCAGTGGGTCGGCGGCTCGCAGCCGGGAGACCAGACCTGGACCTTCACCATCCGGGAGGACGGCTCCGGCTGCGTGCTGACGCAGAGCCACACGATGAAACTGGTCGGTCCCTTCTACCGCATGTTGCTCGAGGAGGTCGCCGAGAACGAGCGACTGGACAACGTGCGGAACCGCAGGAACCACCTGCAGCACTCGATGGAGTCGACGCTGGCCGAGATCAAGAAGGCGTGTGAACAGCACAGCTGACCGGGCCGGCCGCGCAGCGGCGGCAGGAGGGGGTGGACGGTGAAGATCGCGATTGTCGGCGCGGGCGCGTCCTCAGTGTGCATCGTCGACGCGCTCGCGCAGTCCGCTCACCCCGCTGGCGAACTGACTGTGTTCGACCCTTCGCCGCAACTGTGGCGAGGGCGGGCGTACCAGCGGGACGCCGAGGTGATCCGGGTCAATTCGCCGGCCGAGGACATGTCGGTGCGGCACCGGGATCCGGGCCACTACGCGCGGTGGATGGCAGCAGGGGGCCATACCGCCGAGTTCGCGCCGCGCACGGTGTACGGCGAGTATCTCGAGGCCACCGCGCGCGACGGGATCGCACGGCTCCGGGCACGGGGGTGGCGGGTGGCCGTCGTCCGCGACGCTGTGGTGGGCGCGCGGTGTCATGGCGGCCAGATCGTCCTGCGGACCAGGAAAGGCCCGCACGTCCGGTGCGATCACGCGGTGCTCGCGGTCGGCGGCGGCAAGCCGAGGGACACGTACGGATTGGCGGGCAAAGAGAACTTCGTCGGCGAGCCGTATCCAGTCTCGTCGAGCCTGTCCGCGATCGACCCGGACGACAGCGTGGGCGTCATCGGAACGGGCTTGACCGCGGTGGACGTCTTGGCCGCGCTCGAGGCGCGCGGGCACCGAGGGCGGCTCACCCTGCTGTCCCGCCGCGGAGTGCTGCCCGCCGTGCGGCAGAAACCGATCTCCTACGAGTTAAAGCACTTCGTGCCCGCGAAGCTGCACGAACTGGCCGGGCGGCATCAGCGGCTCGAGCTGTCCGCGGCGATCGAGTTGCTCCGGATCGAGCTGGCCGAGGCGGGTGCCGACCTCGACGAGGTCTGGCAGGAGATTTCGGGGATTCGCGAGGAGCTGCCGGCGGTGCGGCTGCGCCGTCAGCTGGCCGATGTCGGCTGCCGCCGGGTCGGGCTGCGGGTGCTGCAGCAGGCAGTGCACGTGTGTGGTCCGGACCTGTGGCCGTTGCTGCCCGAAGGCGTCCGGCAGCATGTGCTCGGGCCGCATTTCCGGACGATGATGAGCCTGTGCTGCCCGATGCCGCCGCGCAGCGCGAAGACCCTCCTGCGGCTGATCGACGCCGGTCAGCTGACGGTGTCCGGCGGGGTCCGGAACGTCGCCGCTTCGGCGGCGGGCGGGTTCGCCATCACCACCGACAGCGCCGAATTCGGGGTCCGCCACGTAGTCAACGGCGTCAACGCACCGGCGCACCGCATCGGGACGGGCGCGCGCCGGCTGATCAACTCGCTGTTCGAGGAACGCCTGGCCATCCCGCATCCCGACGGCGGTCTGTGCGTCGACACCGCTACCAGCAGGCTGGTCGGGACCAGCCTCGCCAACCCCGGCATCTACGCGATCGGCGACCTCGCGGGCGGGACGTTCTTCTTCACTTTCGGAGTCCCGTCACTGGTCGACCGCTGCCACGACATCGTCACCGATGTTCTCGCCGAGCAGTCCCGGCGGAGAGAAGGAAACTGTGCTTGAGCAATACGCGGCTCCGTCGGCGCACCTCGCCGACACCAAGACCGGCCTGCCCATCCCCGCTCCGCCGGTGTTCGGCTCGGCCGACGACGAGCGGCGCTACCGCAAGCAACGGCTGGCCGCGGCGATCCGGCTGTTCGGCAAGCACGGCTTCGGCGAAGGGATCTCCGGGCACATTTCGGTGCGCGACCCGGAAGACCCGGACCTGTTCTGGGTCAACCCGTTCGGCGTTTCGTTCAAGCGGGTCACGG
Encoded here:
- a CDS encoding SRPBCC family protein, whose translation is MSMTDELTDAFAASWELTASVAIDCSAERVYEMVSDITRMGEWSPECRGGEWLSGPPGRAGSRFHGFNREDEAEWTSECEVIAATPAREFGFTVLAFCAGRPGPDTQWVGGSQPGDQTWTFTIREDGSGCVLTQSHTMKLVGPFYRMLLEEVAENERLDNVRNRRNHLQHSMESTLAEIKKACEQHS
- a CDS encoding transglutaminase domain-containing protein, whose product is MAFGNELDFYRQQTEITDPGDLAGWYADIPDDVAELIRLIQNVAMHRDGALWRFGVMLSDQRYAEGETREVREILALLGGFAERPPEDRFGATCRDFCVLLVSMLRHRGVPARVRGGFGNYNWIFGAPRLFDDHWVVEYWTAEHGWRLADAQVGGSAMHDYRIDFDPVDVPRDRFVVAGQAWLDCCAGTRDPETFIVSGLRRRGLPVIGPTVVRDLAALNGIECFPWDEWGIMKVPYERLSADELALLENAAKISAIGGPLEDVRRLRSAHPALRAE
- a CDS encoding FAD/NAD(P)-binding protein — translated: MKIAIVGAGASSVCIVDALAQSAHPAGELTVFDPSPQLWRGRAYQRDAEVIRVNSPAEDMSVRHRDPGHYARWMAAGGHTAEFAPRTVYGEYLEATARDGIARLRARGWRVAVVRDAVVGARCHGGQIVLRTRKGPHVRCDHAVLAVGGGKPRDTYGLAGKENFVGEPYPVSSSLSAIDPDDSVGVIGTGLTAVDVLAALEARGHRGRLTLLSRRGVLPAVRQKPISYELKHFVPAKLHELAGRHQRLELSAAIELLRIELAEAGADLDEVWQEISGIREELPAVRLRRQLADVGCRRVGLRVLQQAVHVCGPDLWPLLPEGVRQHVLGPHFRTMMSLCCPMPPRSAKTLLRLIDAGQLTVSGGVRNVAASAAGGFAITTDSAEFGVRHVVNGVNAPAHRIGTGARRLINSLFEERLAIPHPDGGLCVDTATSRLVGTSLANPGIYAIGDLAGGTFFFTFGVPSLVDRCHDIVTDVLAEQSRRREGNCA
- a CDS encoding ATP-grasp domain-containing protein produces the protein MSSARRVVVVDAYGTTKALADEFRGAGVDLVRVQSSPVVPALFQSRPVDRADYVDDIVHDGDLAATLAKCRAHEPIAVVAGEEPGIELADRLSAGLGLLTNGVELSEARRDKYAMIEAVRRAGLTTMRQLRPESAEEVFAWHRSIGGRIVIKPLRSTGGDGLHFCDTPEESAAAFDKVVGAVNLYSERNAGVVAQEYLRGTEYSVNTVSRDGKRHVTDIWRTARISVNGIIDFANQVHLMRRRGEVQDRLADYAGRVLDALDIRHGPAHLDIKMTEDGPALVEVGARLCGGRVPSFAREVLGESQIDLTVDAYLNPRRFHQRTGGDYPVGRHFAIVPMASPVEGTLRGYRHLDRIRELESFREVLVFVKPGERIVRTTTDLLPLLVLLEHDSEETVLRDAGTINYLDGESFYELEPETAAPQHDPR
- a CDS encoding aspartate aminotransferase family protein encodes the protein MSQLSPILKQATPVVAVRGAGVHLFDAAGRRYLDFTAGVGVTSTGHCHPRVVEATQRQAATLVHGQYTTVLHEPLLTLTERLGEVLPAGLDTLFYVSSGSEAVEAALRLARHATSRQNVIVFDGSFHGRTMGAAALTTAGTRFRAGIGPLMSGVAVAPFPYAFRLGMSEDQAVDHALAGVDHVLATTSAPEETAAIFVEPVLGEGGYVPAPPGFLDGLRERADRHGMLLVVDEVQSGFGRTGEFWAHQHGSRSVPDILITAKGLASGFPLSAIAAPAALMARAWPGSQGGTYGGNAVSCAAALATLDVIRDEGLVRNAAEQGQRLLAGLREVAEGTPGLADVRGLGLMVGNEFCGPDGAPDPGAAQRVQRAAADLGLLLLTCGAYGNVVRMIPALVVTAEQIDEAVALWSAAVRAAAA
- a CDS encoding PIG-L deacetylase family protein, with protein sequence MDLIEFPEDWNSALVVVAHPDDVEYPGAAPIARWTAQGKEVVYLIASRGEAGLGGLPPEQAGKIRVEEQIAAAAVVGVSVVEFLDYPDGMIEYGLGLRRDIARAIREHRPELVVIGSHREFSGNGMLNMSDHRAVGQAGIDAVRDAANGWVFRDLAEEPWAGVRYLALLGSPDNTHAVDTGEWFESGVQSLLAHRVYLDHLGTTPDEVEAMLRKFSMEVAPRFSGRPGVAFEML
- a CDS encoding AMP-binding protein, with the translated sequence MNTYPASIPELLGMRAAAHPDRIALSDDTRSYDYRTLARLAAHVAARLNERGAGRGRRVVLLGPRDARLCLLLYGVLCSGAAAVVASDEWSETELRRRMTAISADCVVTSGPAVPAPDGWPAEVVDVDLLAGTAPTDPATVELPVSTDLAYLSFTSGSAGAPKAVAVSHANVVHYAHALRDRLGLTAAEPPCVAHLTTLAADLGHTSWLLALVTGGRAHIVPDSRTRDPEAFWLSVRGAGVTMLKTTPTHLKILLEGRPAGALPLSTVLLGGEALSRSFAAELFDTAVAERVVNHYGPTETTIGATCFVATSAAELPADESTVPIGTALGQGVVKLVDDGGCEVADGQAGQLLIGGPGVSTGYFGRPDETARSFVRHGGERMYRTGDICRRRRDGALVFLGRADRQVKIRGFRVDPAEVERAIDEWPDVTGSVVLARTSPAGNQLLAAVRLAGADAKVPDALHAHLREKLPGYAVPMPIVALPSFPAGPSGKLDRSRVLAVLDEVIAERAALTRAGDPADSLLADAIAGLWAGALGLPEFAADADVLALGGDSILAMRTIAFLRRRGYRVTFEDFYLNPTPRSLAGAAAPVQNDAGPRRAGPDRRVLAPAQRWFYQQGVEEPQLWNQAVLLRCGRRVEGAALGEAVGAVLERHSALRRPVGPDGPAARARAVADLDVVTFSQLPAESDQVAAFVEGVCTQVQRSMLPAAGRLVRVHLFRGEAGVHDRLAVIVHHLAIDSVSWRILLDDLAVAYRAALAGERADLPPTGDFYRWAATRAPHGNAPAQPETGSRNTGTTPAALSWALDESATAALTARFGSAQRLEGALLAVFTGAASDWFRRSSLTVEVETHGRDVESVEHLDTVGWFTAVKRVELDRADVCAERLGERVDQVERQVRDTPPLPMDVGGTRPKIGFNFLGAFRLPDEPSLRWTVAAESPGVARCPSGDPPHRLHLTARIVEGRLVADLVYAVPALSRRGAEHIMAAFGHAVAAAADAGAGPAVTAVPSPSGQVMYPGPDRAPSVCRVVNEPARVLLTGATGYLGSHLLTELTARGARVTCLVRGGDDGDAARRLAPRDRGVDVVAGDITQEGLGLSAAGRAAVRDVRIVMHAAADVRLVAAPAELERTNTAAVRRLLDWLDTETEGVRFHHVSTLSVAGYLDGPARGFSETDLNIGQRFHNSYERSKFDAEKIIRAWAAGGQAFVHRSGHIAAHSRTGAFQHNVSDNRVYQVIRGYLLARAAPRRPRTRFAFSHADTVAAGISALALHPHTAPGTYHVETPHELPHDELVGWLSDCGYPVTLVDDDAFAEAIGRVEEWHPNAARQAAAWSQLPDRNVVVDSSYTTSTLARAGVRFAEPTLQWWAAALSWAERAGFLESALAPSRPR